CATACAGAATACTACATAAGAGAGTCGGCTGGAAGAAGGAGGGATTATTTTGAGATAAggacatgccttttttttttttttttaaacacggtATCTTACTATGGCAGGATCATTATGCCGAGTGGGGATCAAGGCCCAGCTATGCTGAGCTGACAGTACCTGACTGAAGAGTGAACCATTTCAACGAGCTGTGTGAATCCACCAGGcagcctcccccacacacccaggcCCACAACGGATGCTCATCAGCGTCATAATGTTCTTCGACTCCAACTGAGAACATGCCAAGGGAAGACAGGCTGGATGTCTCCGGGAAGGTGCTGGCAGAGAGCGGAGGTTTTTTATGGGCCTCCTTTAAGTCAATGTTTGTCCACTGCAGTTCTGCAGGATGGGGATCCTGGTCGGCAGAGGACTTGGGTTTTTCAAGACCAGCCTTCTCGCCACTGTCTGAAGCAGGGTTGACTTCTTCAGGAGCAGAGTCCAGAGGATCCAAAGCCAAGTTTGCACTCGCTTCTGGTGACTGGCTTCCCACGTTGTTACCATTGACGCTAGCTGCAGCACTTGACAGCGGTGTGTTGGCAAGGTTTGGTTGTATCTGTGGGCTCTTGGTATCAGAGGAAATGTCTGCATCGCTCTGAACGATCAAATTCATTTGCTCCCTAACGTCGTCACTGAAGAAACAGCCAGCGCTTGGGGACAAACAGACAAGGAACTAATCAGCCACCAGTCCGAATTATCAAATGGCACAGAGCCATAGAAAAGAccagagaaagaaagacagaTGGCTACAGCGTCCAGCTGATACAAAGCAGACCTTTTATGGTAAAAGCTTAACTTTCCCAAGGGAAGAGAGCCTGACACATGGCTTTGCAGGCCATGCTGAGAAATCATTTTATGACAGCCTGTAGGGTTGGCTGCACAGAACTCTCCAGAATACCCCAAGTGTTAACACCCCAAGGTCCTGTCTTTTGGTTTACAAATGCTGAGCAGGATTCTTTTCAGACTCCAACTAGTAGgaacagaagcagccaaagcagggactgctgcatttgggaggggtgggggtaaaatgtggggtccagccaggcccctttcttcctcccaatGCCCCCTTGGCCCCAGAACCGTGCAGGGGACACCCCACACACCTTCCAGGGGTACTAGGACACATGCAGTGCCTCCTGTCTTCTCCATGTGGCCTTGGAGGAGAGGAACAGACAGAACTCAGCTAGAGACTCCAGCCCTTTGGAAGAGGAGCAGACAAAGAGACCTTTGGACGTTCCAGTCAGGACTACAGAATGGGCAAACGTTCTGTGACTTGTGCTGATCGGTGTTTGCTTCAGCTCCCCACCATCTTCATCTCAAATTCACTCCATAGCtgtctcccccctacccccaccaccaTTCCCTGTTCTTTCTATTTAGGAGGGGATCTGCTAACTCCCCTCTGTCCCAGCAAACTAAAGAATCCTGGCACTAACATGATGTTTGCTGCCATTAcactgttcactctgcttgtgtgtgctaacctttcccccaccctgtgtgTGTCTTGTctgttgtttccttgtgctccacCTTGGTCTGCAAGCTCTCTGGGTCAGGggctgcctttttgttctgtgtttgcctaAGACAAtgggggcctggggctcccaggtaCTACTAGtacaaattaataaaataataataaagcctaTCAGCACTGGATTCATTCTCAACTGCAGATAGTTTCTGTTCAGCAACACAAGATGTTTTGATTCCTAGGGTTTAGCACGTGGCTTCTCACAGTGTTCCCAGCATGTTCTGCATGGCCGATGGGCCAACTCTCAGCAGGGAGCCATTTGTTTATTCTCTCTGGGAAAGAAAGTGGCAAGATGCCACACAAGTGACACCCAAGAGGAGGATAATCATTAAGTGGAGTAAACACCTCCAGGATATCCGGCAGGTAACATTTCATCAATTACAGACTGGACTCTGGAATCTGATGGCAAATCCCAGCTCGGCTTATTTTACTGCCAGGCTGAATTCTCAAGTCAGAACATTGCCTCTCTCCCCAGAGAAGAAGCGTGTGCTGCTTGCTGTTACATTttaattggggaaaaaaacccaaacaaatggACTTCAAGAAGCAGGAGCCATGTGTGGAGTTGGTTCAAGGTCACAGTGAGGGGCCTTGAACAGACTAGATGGATTGTGTTCACAGAAATTTTCCTCTCATGCCATGGCAGCACCAAAATCTGATAGCCTTTAGGGCTTCTGGATACTTTATTAGCTACCTGAGCAGACTGGTCGAGCTGCCGGTCTGAGACCTGTCACTCTCTCTGCCAGATACAATCGCCTTCCATGTCTTCCCGCTGAGCTCGCTCGGTGTGACACCTTGCCGAAAATAAACTGCTCGATCCTCGCAGCCGATTCCCCAGACCTAAGGGAGAAAGGGGCCTTGTCGGGAATGTCTGTGTGTCCTAAGGGGATGAATGGCATGGAAAGCAGATGGGCATCAGCTACAACAGGGGAGTGAGAAGAGGGCAATTGAGGGCAAGAgtctttcctgaatcaggggtTTTCTTTGGGTTGGTCTCTAGTGGTGGTATTTTGGTGCAGAGCATCACTCCTGTATACAGTTGATTGCGGGATGGGGGGTTTTGTACTCAAGTGTATAAGATAAGAGGTAGGTTTGCTGAATGTTCTCGCAATGTACCTCATGTGGCTTTTGGCAGTTCAGGCAATTGGGCCCCTTGTTGGACTGTTGGAGTGTATTACGACCCCAAAGCTGAACAGTGATCATACGGAAGGAGTCTAAACACGCTGATGTGTTCACACAATTGGTGTTCCGCTGCCTTACCTGGTCATTTAAGCCAACGTTTACCATCATCATTTCTCCAACCATTTCAATCCAGCTGGTGCCACATGGATTGTGCGAGTTCACACCTCTTCTGAACCACACCTGTCACAAGTTAAAATCCAAGTTCTGAACTACCGTACTAACAAGGAGACAGTTAAATGGTTAAAGCagtggctgggagtcagggctcctgtGTCTCATTCTCAGTTTTGCCATTCCCGTGAGCAACTAATGGTACTTCAGCAGTGCCTTTGGTCTGAGGCTTCCAGAGCATCTACAGGACTGAGGCACTGAGCCATTAAGAAATTTGCCTAAGGTaatacagcaagtcagtggcagagttgggaatagaactctAAAGTCCTGACTCCCAAGGCTGCACTTTCACCTCCCTCGGGGCAGCACAGCATACACCTCATACATGGTAGTTATCCAGAATAGCTTTGACAATCCTAACCTGAAAAGGGACCtaagagttaagtgcctaaaatcCCATTGGCAGTTGGGTTCCTAACCTCTTAGATTCCTTTCAAAGTCCCAGCAACAGTGTttactagtatcagaggggtagccgtgttagtctggatctgtaaaagcaggattctttgctgcttctccgAAGTTAGAGAGCAAATAGCTGACAATCATGAGCCAGCCAGTTCCCCAGCTCTTCCCCTGAGAATGAGAGTTTCTCTGGTGCATGGGAAAAATTCATTCTTTTATATCTCATCTGTAGGATGGCTTTTATCACATCTAAAGGCCCCTAACGAGTGCTTCTGCCTCCAAGTCACTTCCCCAAGCTTTTCAAGTGCTTTAGACATTATATTAAATCCAATGGAATAGCTTGTTTACACTTTGGAAGTTGTTTGTTAAATTAGtggttggattaaaaaaaaaccccaaaacatacCATGTATTTAATTTCCTATTACATTAGTTTGGTTCTCTCTCATTCTTTACCAAATAAAAAACAGCCAAAAGATTGTAACTGGAAAAACCTCCCCTGCAGACATTGGTATAACTGTGCGTGAACAGTCTGATTCCAGAGAAAGACCAACTTCTTGAGTCTTTAATTTAAACCACTTCCAAAGCAACAAAAACTAAACTGGAAAAAGAATACTCATCTTGGACTAAGAGTGCCCACACAGggagctatactggtataactacagAGCGTTAAATTCCACCCCCCCATATTATACCGGTAtaatgtccctgtgtagacaagcctgaagCTATACATGCTATTGATACTAATAAGGGACCTCATGTTTGTTATTTAACTTCAATAAAGTTCTCAATAAACCCTGGAAACTACTAATTCACAGTAAGAACCTGGGATAATTACACTCTGTTAGTGCTTAGAATCAGTGATTTTTTCCCCAAGTACAGCAGATATTCGTTATTAGTCAGCCATGTAGTATAATATAAAATAGGTGAAGGGGGTTTATTGTCATCAGAACAACAGACTATTTGGGAGCTTGCACACAGACTTGATGCTGTAAACACAATGACACGAGCATCCTAGGCAAGAAGCCAAGATTGAAccataatttttgttttgttttgttataaagTAGGGACTGAATATTATCTTGTTCCCACAGGTGGGATTTGCTATATTCTGTCCTGGACTAGTAACAGAAAGCACTGCTAGATCGAGGGATTGGTGACCTTTAAAAGGTCAACTATATTGCTAATCACCAGGTTTAGAAATACAGAGTAGACTTTGTCACCCAAGGCTAGAGACTAATGCTTTAGCTATTCTGACTACTGAACCTGTCTATTTCCCAGTGTGCTGGGGCTATAAACTCTTTTGTGAAAAGGCATTTTGGGTTTGGGGCTGGTCCATATTTCTGACCTTTGAATCAGTACCAGTGATCAGCAGCTAGAAATGATCAAGACGCCTATGTGAAATAAGCAGTTTTCACTCTTTCCAGGGGGCTCAACCAGCATAGGAGGGGGGTTCATCTCTTATTCTAGGCCCTTCTGTATTCTTCACTGCGAATTCCACACCATGCCTTGCTCCTTGCCACCAGTTTCTTTTCATATCCCCATTATCGCTACGTGCCAGTCTACTGGCTATGTTCAGATGTAATACACGACAACGACCACTGAGCAGCTATAAAGGAGCCCCAGCCTAGGGTGTTGAAACTTCCTCTTACACTCATTTGCTGCTGCTTGACTTGAGTTTGGCCCATTGTCTATAGCATTATCCCAAACTGGCAGCAGCGTGCTGTCAAGCTGGAACTCTAGGAGAGTGGCTGAGCAGCTCTCTCAGACACCCACACACCCCTATGCTTCTTGGTGGTTCAGTCACTAAGAGCCACAGAGCACTCCTGAAATTTTGGGGCACTGGAACTTACCCAGCAAAAGGGGCAAGAGATCCCAAATCCCTGACATTTCAGAAGAGCAACATACTATAAACTTACAGGGAAGAGAACCAGAAGAAATGTAGCTCAAGGTCTCTTACTTTTCTATCTTTAGTAACCGCCCACACCACATTTACACCCACAGAGACGTGCAGGATCCCATTTTCAGAGCTTGGGGGTTCCACCATAGTCCAAGAAATTCCTGCCcaataaacaaaacaaggagTCACTGTTCATTAGACTCTCATTCAGTTCTCTACAAATCAAAGCAACTTCCCTGCATGGCATGACAGGGTTTTACCTTGAGGATTATTTCTATCAATCCCTTCTCTCACAATAGCTTGCCCCTCCCAAAGTGTTGCCCATAGGAGGTCATATGGTCCACAGCTGATCTGAACTGCTTCTCCGGGGGTGGCTATTAACGACCACGAGGAGCCTTCTGGATTGTGGTGGCAAACGTCTTCTCTATACCATACCTAGGACAGACACAAATGCCTTAGAAAAATGCCACCCTAATAAAAACAATCAGAACCTTTTGGGGCAAACATATGGGCAGCCTGACAGAAAGGAGAGAACCACTCTTCTCTAGCCAAGGATCCTTTTATAGCATTTGAACTCTCACCTTTAGGTGGCATTAGTTGAGTAGATTATACAACTGCAGACCACTTCCCTGTTTATCAAGGGAGGAGGCTTTTCTATACACTAGGTTTTACGATGCAAGCCAATTTGGACAGGCCCATGATCCCTTGCCACACGATCTGTGTGTATTTCAACATTGGGAGCAGTTAAATATGATTCAAAGCACGTTAAATAAACTTAGAACCATTGAACTGTACACCAAGAATCCTCCTTCCTTAGGAAAATACAGAGCATTCACATACCCAGGTTACTGCTATAGATAAAAAGTCATGATCTGGCATTAACTGTAACAAGCTATCCATTTAGATAGAAACCATTTGTATAGGGGCCAACACCTCCCCACTTTCGTAACTTTTGATGGTGTCCAGCCCAACATTTACATGCAGTAGAGAGAACGTGCCACTTTAAGGGTTTTGTACTTGCCAGTCTGGTCTCTCACACATGTGTTTCTCCACCATATGTTTGAGGGAGCTTGGTGGGAAGGTTCAATATGGAGAGGGCATAGAGCATTCCTAGTTTGATATGCTCTCCTTGTGGCAAACAGCGAGAACTACAGCCCCACATTTATTAACAACATTTTGCTTTGGCAGGACTTCCACTTGGGGAACCCAAAGCACTTTAATGTTAACTAAATAAGCCTGTAGGCAGGGAGCTATAATTTCCACATggtgaaactgagacacagggagatgatttttttaagtgacttgcccaatgctACACAGCCAGCCTGTGGCAAAATGCGAGTAGACCTCAGGAGTGAGTATTTGTTACAGCCATTAGACTACACTCTTTCAAACATCTCAAGTTACTTCTAGACCTGTTAAGACACAAGTCAGGGATAGACCGTGGCTAGGAGGATGACAGCTAAGACGTGTGCCTAAGAGTGAAGGATGGAAATCCTTACAGCATGGGGAAGGATAAGAAAGACTTCATTGTGGGCCTAAGAAAAGGATGGGAGATGCATACTTTTCTGGCATTTAGTATTATAGATATAAAGTAAAATCTTGCCAGGGCTGGATTCCAAGACTATCCTACTGCCAACTCAGGAAGGTTTAACTCATTCACCAAGCTGAACTTTTCCCTATTCAGTGCAAAAAAAGGTTAAACAAAATTGGATCCTTTCTATGGGTTCATTTTTCCACACCAAAGAAGAACTCACCTATGACATAGCACctctaaactctctctctctattttgatATTAAGCAGTATCAATGAACAGCCTATCACAGAAAGGGTTTTATTTCCATGTCCCCGTCAGCCATGTCAAACGGCAAATATCCTGACCAGTGTATGAAGGCAACACTTTAGCTTGCAGAACGTCTGTCTGGGCTTAAACACTGAGATTCACAGCCACCTAGTCAATTGTGATCTGGCCTTCAAATATCTGCCCCCATCCCCGCAATCGCATCTTCAGAAGCAAgttcccacagaccaggacccaccaactcaaagtggtacCAGACCCTTACCATAACAACATATGCAAAACCTGGAGGTATAGCTCCACTGCTACGATGATAAATACCTACCTGCAACACACTTTCCAAGATGCCTGGGTCCTACACATCTGTcatatgtggtgtacctcatccaatgcactaaatgccccaacaacaactaaaTGGGTAAAACcaaacaatcactatgctctcaaatgaactttcacacaaaaatgataaaagaaaagaaCACCAAACACCATCAAAGGgcgaacatttttcacaaaatgatcactccatatctgacttcTCTGTCCTTGTCCTCaatggaaacctgcacaacaccttcaaaagacgaaCCTGGGGGCTCACATTCATaatttgctagacactaaaaatcaaggtcttaataaagacactggatttatgccCCAGTACAACCACCTGTAACCCACTAGCATCCTCTTTTTGTCTGATGACAGAGGTTGTAATGGTCTCTTAGTTTAGCATAACTAGTTAATACACATTctatctgtcccaccttgtatttagtggTGACACTCAGAGTACCTTTCCTAGCCCTGAAGAAATCTgtgtagctccaaagcttgtccatctcaccaacagaagttggcccaataaaagatattacctcatccaccttgtctctctaatacctggggaccaacatggctacaaaacCACTGCAGATaaggaatacacacacacacacacacacaaagagttaTACCCTTCCTTGTAAGGACACTGCCCAGACCGATAACCGGCCCATGGGCTTGTCAGTTATTTCCCATCCTCCAATGGAGATATCGTTGAAAGGATCTGGCAACTGTTTAGGATCATCATGGGATGTTATCTAAAGCAAAGAGAGTGAGAAAAATTTAGAGAGCAGAAGTAGAAGAAGACCTGACCCCACATATACCCGCTGGCTACTTGGTACACTGTGATAGGAGGGGCTTATCTCATTTTCTAGCAGACAAATCTTTGCATCACAAAGCCACCACCCAGATGCCAAATGGTTAGGCATGGAGGACggactctctctctcacttatgGCTGCTCCTTTAGACAGGGTGAGGCCACATTTGCGGAGCAGCATGGAAGAAGCCTGCACTCTTGCTGCTGGGGCTATACCTCTTCTTAGGTAAAGCACAGACTTTTGCTCCCACACCTGTCAACCCAGCATCTTGCACAAGCATTACAGTCACTAAAATAAATCATGTATGTTTTTGCATGTGTGCAGGCAAACAGCAATCACATGTGCCTGTAGGGAAGACAGCTAGTGGACTGACACCAAATGGCTGCCATGTACCGGGAAAAATCTTATtgaaaatggagcatgttttttCATCATGTATCATTAGCTGCCTGTGAACAAGTGATCAGAATTCCTCTCTCTGCCTATGCCTCCATACACAAGATTGTAAATCAACACATGTAAACACATGACAAAGATCTGAGGGTGGGCTGAAGCTCTTTatgttagaaaagaaaaaaaattcaaagctaTGGTGGAAATTTTGAAAGGCAACTAAAataaatcccactgaatttcagtgggatttgggcacctaatttCCTTATGCTCCTTTGAAAAATTCCAGCCTTGAATTTGTAATGCTTGAGAGAGGTGCTAGATTAGCAGCTGCAGAGTCCAAGGTCCTGTCTTCGCAGACAGCACACACTGCAGTGCAAACTTCCCCACTCTCATGTCATCATTTCTTTCATATACCACTTGagctaataaataaaacaaacaaacacagaaagaGACCTTTGCCCAAGTGTCTCGTGATTTGTATCTCCTGTATCTGATCCACCTCCTACGTCGGACACAGGAATTCCATTTCTTATCCTTTGCGTAGGTAGCTGGGAAGTCAATGGCATATGTCCAACCCTAAAAACAGAGAATTCCTTTCATAAAGACTGGGAGCAGATGGCTACATTAAATAACTCAGAACAATTGTTCACAAGGATCACTCCTACAAATGTAATACAAATTACTTTGCACATGCATAGGGGCTTTTATCTCCTAACTCTACAGACATTCAACTCCTCTGTGCAATACATACACGACAAATAAGATATAGAAACGcattttattgttgttgtaaTAAAGATGTTATAGTAAATAACAGCATCCAATAGCTAGcatttcagggcctgatccaaagcctgttgaagttaaCAGAAAGACTCCCTTTGGTTTCAAGAGCCCTAGGAAAAGATGCCTCCAAAACTATACTATAGCGATCTCCATTGCCAGCAAGAAGCAGCTGTGGGAAGATGGGAGATGCCTTTACTTTTACAGAGTGGATTCCCAGAATGGATCCCTTGCCGGTATTGTTCACCTACCCCTTTCTCTGTTGGTTCCCCTCCAATATTTTCATCCACGTACCAGTCAGACTCCCATTCCCAGTGCGGAGATGGCAGTGTGAAACTGTCAAGCTGCTGATGTTTTAGCCCGCTCACGTCGCTCCATTGCCAGCGATCACTGGGCATTAATTTCTCACAAAAGCCACCAACCGGATTCCAACGCTGccagaaaagagaaaaattgtACAGGTTAGGTCTCTAAGGTCATGTAACCTTGTTAGGTCACAGATGGGGCCTTGGGGATGTTCAGATGTTCCACACCTCAAGAGAAATGATCCACTGGGGAAACAAGGAGGCATCCAAACACTGGCTACTGGCTAATATCATCTTTGGAGGGAGCATCCTTCAGATACCAGCTACTGGCTCACACACTCTTTAAAGAGTGCATCCTTCCTTTAATGCCAATGCTAAGGaggacaaggtgggtaaggtcatttcttttattggaccaacttctgttggtcagagagacaagctttcgagcttacatagagctcttcttcaggcttgtctttctcaccttcagaaattggtccaataaaagatattacctcacccaccttgtctgtctaatatcctgggactgacacggctacaactaGACTGCATAATGCTAAGGGGGAAAGTTACTTCATTTTAACAAACATGCGGTGGGTGTCATTCTAACTGATGAcattcaattgttcactttattaccAAAGATCATGGAATAATAAACAATAAGAAGCACCATCAAGTGTTCCCATTCATATACTAGAAAGCATTAGTGATTGTGGGACTGTCTGCAGCATTTCATTTCTAGTGTACTGGGCCAAGTTCAGCCCAGGGTGGTAGCCAGTGAAAGCCACCATATCAGACTGCTATCAAGTGACCAGTGGccatggatttaggagccttgGTCCAATTCTTAATGGAAAggtgactcagggtatgtctatacttcaTTTAAAAGCCCGCAGCTGGACCGTGCCAGCagactcgggctaaggggctgtttaactgtggtgtagatgtttgggctcgagccggagcctgagctctgggaccctcccatcttgCAGAGTCCTAGCACCTGGGCTCAAgcccgagcccaaacatctacaccacagccccttagcctgagtcagctggcacggtccagctgcaggtttttaaatgaagtatagacataccctaaggctttgtctacccTAGAAAGGCTTTGCTAGTATTCCTATACCAGTAAACCCTCCTAGTGGAGATACAGCTAATACCAGCAAAAGAATTGCTGTTCTAGCTTACACCAGTTCCCCTAATGAAATAAACCagaagttttcaaacttttttcatcTGCAGAcaccaaaaaaatttcaaatggaagtgcggacccctttggaaattccaCCTGCGGTCCCCTACCATAGATGTCTTAGACTGAAAACTAACTGAACAGAATTCAGCTATAAATGTAGCATGGGCTTGGCATGGCATTCAATGCAGCATACGAAAGGGCACTAAACTGTGGGTTTCTATGGTAATGCCAACAATTCCAGGTTTTGACCTGTAGGTGGGGATATTCACATACTTTTGATTGATCCTTAGAGGTGTCCCCCCAGGTTAGAAGCTGACCTGCCACGTTGCTCTCTACACTGTATGACTTTGGTTTCTAATGCTGTCAAACCTGCCCAAGTTCACTTACATAATCATAACAACAACATTTTTAAAGGACCACACACAGCTCagtgctaaaaaaaaaacaaaaaaacccacaaacaccCCACAACCAAAAACCTTAATCAAATAAAATTGCCACCAAGTTTTACCCAACTGGTTCTCCCTTAGTCACATTGGGCTAGTCCACAGCCACTCCCTTGTCTGGTGTAAGATCTATATCCAAAGATCGTAAATGATTCAAGATGTTTCAATATTGGTTACACTGTATACAATATTATTAGGCTAAACTCCTTTGCACATTCTTTATCCATTATTCAAGGCCTGATAGCGATGACTTTTTTAGTTTGTTCCCACAGAAAAGTTTCACATCTCCGATTTCTATTTTTCATGGTTTAGACCAAACAAAGGGAAGAATTTACAACCCAAATAATGCATATTTAATGAagatcatttaaaatgttttcataaaAGGAGGAATGTTCTAAAACACAATGTATAATTATATCAATGTTAGACAAAATATACAAAGGTCAGGAAAATATGCCTTCCCCTGCTTAAATAAAAACATAGCACTCTATACTACATTTATCTAGTGATCCGttagaaagcaagagaaacaagaaaataaTCCATTGATCGTAGCTCTAAAATGATTTTACCAAATACATGAGAGGTgggttttggggtgtgtgtttgttccatggggttttttttgtttttgttttttttgttttttaaagaaaagcaatTTATGAATGCATTCTGTTGAAGCATGTGCTACAGAGAAGCCCCATAGAATGTGACGACAACATTgctatggttttttttaaaaagacatggtAGATTTTAATGGGGAATTGTACCTGgggaatttttttaaacctttagaaatgaaaacattttctaaATAACTCTAGAGGCTTTGTTGCTGTTAAGTTCCATGTGACTTTTTCATAAGGGAACAGGTATTGCTAACTGATGGAAGCAAAACATCAGACTTAGAGACTGAAGGACCCCAACTGGGATGGCTGGTGCTCAAGAGGACACTATTTgcaaggggaagaaagaggaaggaTTTAGGGGGACATTTAGGCTCTGTTCTTCAGAAATATGCAGCAgggattaaaataaatgaataaataaataaatacaatcccTGAATGCTCAGGGTGGTTCCCAGTACCCAAAGAAGGGAGAACTCCACCCGAAGCTAGGAATTCCTTTCCTAGCTGCCACATTCACTTTGAACCCCAAATATGAGATTCCTCTTGTCTGCTTACATTTACACTTTACACAACAACCAACCTTACTACTGGACAACCGATCAGTCTGGAAAAGTAACCACATCTCTCACTGCCAACCCTCTCTGAAGACCACAAGGCAAGTTTGACAGATGCGCTCATGACTTTACATACCTGATTCTCATAAGTTTCTTCCTGGTATCTGATTGGAACATCACTTGAGAATACGTAGGCATATACTTGGTGATCACAAGCTATTCCCCAGCAGCACTGTTTGACAGCAGAGACTCGTTTGAATTCCAGCTGGCTGTCTTTACAGAGCTCCCAGTACTGGCCAGCTGTAGAAAGAGTGTAAACCCTCCCAAAGATATCAACTGCCCACAAGAGGGAGTTGGGCATAGCCATAGCTGAAAGGCAAAGAAAGAGGTATTAATGTAGAGACTAATTTGTAAGAGGTGGATTCAAACCCCACTCCCAGTCCAAACAGACCCAGAAACTGAACTGAATACTGTGGGCCCCTCTCCAATGATACTACACTTGACAACAAAGGATgatattttcaaaggagcttagGTGATTCAGCCATCCAAATCTCATCGCCTTTTAATGAGAGTTGGGTACCTAACTACCTGAGGCTCCTTTGCAAATTCCAGCCCAGAGAATACCAGCTGGAATCtacattgcaaacccttccaacACTATTAGCAGCAACAATCTCAGGCTAAGAGAAGCCAAAGGTTGAATGGACACATGGGGCCTGAACTGCTCTCACCCCAGAAGAGGGACCTCCAGGACTGGGCTAAGGCGCATTGACTAAGCAGCATGGTGGAGTTTGTGTTGCTAGTGCTCTCTGGCTAAAGAGAAGATTTCACTCTCC
This sequence is a window from Gopherus evgoodei ecotype Sinaloan lineage chromosome 10, rGopEvg1_v1.p, whole genome shotgun sequence. Protein-coding genes within it:
- the TECPR1 gene encoding tectonin beta-propeller repeat-containing protein 1 isoform X2, with the protein product MAMPNSLLWAVDIFGRVYTLSTAGQYWELCKDSQLEFKRVSAVKQCCWGIACDHQVYAYVFSSDVPIRYQEETYENQRWNPVGGFCEKLMPSDRWQWSDVSGLKHQQLDSFTLPSPHWEWESDWYVDENIGGEPTEKGGWTYAIDFPATYAKDKKWNSCVRRRRWIRYRRYKSRDTWAKITSHDDPKQLPDPFNDISIGGWEITDKPMGRLSVWAVSLQGRVWYREDVCHHNPEGSSWSLIATPGEAVQISCGPYDLLWATLWEGQAIVREGIDRNNPQGISWTMVEPPSSENGILHVSVGVNVVWAVTKDRKVWFRRGVNSHNPCGTSWIEMVGEMMMVNVGLNDQVWGIGCEDRAVYFRQGVTPSELSGKTWKAIVSGRESDRSQTGSSTSLLSAGCFFSDDVREQMNLIVQSDADISSDTKSPQIQPNLANTPLSSAAASVNGNNVGSQSPEASANLALDPLDSAPEEVNPASDSGEKAGLEKPKSSADQDPHPAELQWTNIDLKEAHKKPPLSASTFPETSSLSSLGMFSVGVEEHYDADEHPLWAWVCGGGCLVDSHSSLKWFTLQSGLLSSVQSLSLSISPAQTAAWRKQIFQQLSERTKRELENFRHYEQAIEQSVWVKTGTLQWWRSWKPHKWTDVRVALEQFTGNDGMRDSILFIYYMYHEEKKYIHVFLNEVTILVEVLNDAKHSFALYTPERTKQRWPIRLAATTEQEMHDWLALLSMSCCESRRIQGPPSHQAIWSVTCKGDVFVSEPSPELEATSHVMPCDQMFWRQIGGHLRLIECNSHGIVWGIGYDHTAWVYTGGYGGGFIQGLASSADNIYMQSDVKCVYIYENQRWNPVTGYSNRGLPTDRYMWSDASGLQECTKVNTKPPSPQWSWVSDWYIDFNISGGTDREGWQYAADFPASYHGHKTMKDFVRRRRWASWSPNINVTSTTYLLGNC